The bacterium YEK0313 genome includes a region encoding these proteins:
- the tsaD gene encoding tRNA N6-adenosine threonylcarbamoyltransferase, protein MLVLGIETTCDETAAAVVRVDAAGTGEILSNVVRSQVEDHAPFGGVVPEIAARAHVDIVDRVVAEALRQAGTGIDDLDAVAAAAGPGLVGGVLVGLTAAKAIALVAGKPLIAVNHLEAHALTVRLTDGIAFPYLLLLASGGHTQLLAVTGIGAYSKLGTTIDDAIGEAFDKVAKLLDLPYPGGPEVERRASAGNAGRFAFPRPLLGRPTADFSLSGLKTAVRLEVERIEAAAGGLGDQDIADIAASFQMAVADMVADRAKVAIRLFRERFGEPTALVVAGGVGANQTLKRVLGEKAAAAGLPLVVPPPKLCTDNGAMIAWAGAERLARGLTDPLDIAPRARWPLDAEAATIGSGRLGAKA, encoded by the coding sequence ATGCTTGTTCTCGGCATCGAAACGACCTGCGACGAGACGGCGGCCGCCGTCGTGCGCGTCGATGCCGCCGGAACCGGCGAGATTCTGTCCAATGTCGTGCGCTCGCAGGTCGAGGATCATGCGCCCTTCGGCGGCGTCGTGCCGGAGATCGCGGCGCGCGCCCATGTGGATATCGTCGACCGCGTGGTGGCCGAGGCGCTGCGCCAGGCCGGCACCGGGATCGACGATCTCGATGCGGTGGCCGCCGCCGCCGGGCCCGGCCTCGTCGGCGGCGTGCTGGTCGGGCTGACCGCGGCGAAGGCGATCGCGCTCGTCGCCGGCAAGCCGCTGATCGCGGTCAATCACCTCGAAGCCCACGCCCTGACCGTGCGGCTGACCGACGGGATCGCCTTTCCCTATCTCCTGCTGCTGGCCTCCGGCGGCCATACCCAGCTTCTGGCGGTGACGGGCATCGGCGCCTATTCGAAGCTCGGCACCACGATCGACGACGCCATCGGCGAAGCCTTCGACAAGGTCGCCAAGCTTCTCGACCTGCCCTATCCCGGCGGGCCGGAGGTGGAACGGCGCGCCAGCGCCGGCAATGCCGGGCGCTTTGCCTTTCCACGGCCGCTGCTCGGCCGGCCGACCGCCGATTTCTCGCTTTCGGGTCTGAAGACCGCCGTGCGCCTGGAGGTCGAGCGGATCGAGGCGGCGGCCGGCGGCCTCGGCGACCAGGACATTGCGGACATCGCGGCTTCGTTCCAGATGGCCGTCGCGGACATGGTGGCGGATCGCGCCAAGGTCGCGATCCGGCTGTTCCGAGAGCGGTTCGGCGAGCCTACCGCCCTGGTCGTCGCCGGCGGCGTCGGCGCCAACCAGACGCTGAAGCGGGTGCTCGGCGAGAAGGCAGCCGCGGCCGGCCTGCCCCTCGTCGTGCCGCCACCGAAACTGTGCACCGACAATGGGGCGATGATCGCCTGGGCCGGTGCCGAGCGTCTCGCCCGAGGCTTGACCGATCCGCTCGACATTGCACCGCGTGCGCGCTGGCCGCTCGATGCCGAGGCTGCAACCATCGGTTCCGGCCGCCTGGGGGCCAAGGCATGA
- a CDS encoding EVE domain protein: MAHWLYKSEPFKWSWDAQVAAGAKGTFWDGVRNHAAKLNLIAMKRGDRGFFYHSNEGKEIVGIVEVIREAYPDPTAAPGEPWVVVDIKAVMPLKTPVPLATIKGEPRLADMALMKYSRLSVQPVTDAEWDLVCAMGGIDPKKAGGRG, from the coding sequence GTGGCGCATTGGCTGTACAAATCCGAGCCGTTCAAATGGTCCTGGGATGCCCAGGTTGCCGCCGGTGCCAAGGGCACGTTCTGGGACGGCGTGCGCAACCATGCCGCCAAGCTCAACCTCATCGCGATGAAGCGCGGCGACCGCGGCTTCTTCTACCACTCGAACGAGGGCAAGGAGATCGTCGGCATTGTCGAGGTGATCCGCGAGGCCTATCCCGACCCGACCGCCGCTCCGGGCGAACCCTGGGTGGTGGTCGACATCAAGGCGGTGATGCCGCTGAAGACGCCGGTGCCGCTCGCCACGATCAAGGGCGAGCCGCGGCTCGCCGACATGGCCCTGATGAAATATTCGCGGCTCTCCGTGCAGCCGGTGACCGATGCCGAATGGGACCTCGTCTGCGCGATGGGCGGCATCGATCCGAAAAAGGCCGGCGGCCGGGGCTGA
- the estB_3 gene encoding Esterase EstB codes for MSAGLDRILAAAVERGDLPGVVATVATRDGPLYEGAFGRRSIGKPEPMTSDTVFWIASMTKAVTTVAVMQLVEAGRIDLDAPASRYLGALGEARVLERFDEAGQPRLRPPKTAITTRHLLTHTSGFGYDFASSAIRQFMKATGTPSSASAKNASLAIPLLADPGERFNYGISTDWAGKIVEAVSGEDLETYFRRHIFDPLGMADTRFVLGPAQQARRATVHAIREDASFVATDMVVEQQPEFFSGGGGLYSTAPDYRTFLTMLLEEGRGRDARVLKAETVATMAVDQIPHMTMPEMKLNSPTGLRDTNFFPGMSQGWSLGFLVNRETSPEGRPAGSLAWGGFANTLYWVDLKNGLAGLFMTQIVPYFDPRAIAAFKAFEAAVYRGL; via the coding sequence ATGTCGGCCGGCCTTGATCGGATCCTCGCAGCCGCCGTGGAACGCGGCGACCTGCCCGGCGTGGTCGCGACCGTCGCGACGCGCGATGGTCCGCTCTATGAAGGCGCCTTCGGACGGCGCAGCATCGGCAAGCCGGAACCGATGACGTCGGATACCGTCTTCTGGATCGCCTCGATGACCAAGGCAGTGACGACGGTTGCGGTCATGCAACTCGTCGAAGCGGGCCGGATCGACCTCGATGCGCCGGCGAGCCGCTATCTCGGCGCGCTCGGCGAGGCCAGGGTGCTCGAAAGGTTCGACGAGGCGGGGCAGCCGAGGCTCAGGCCGCCGAAGACCGCCATCACGACCCGCCACCTGCTCACCCACACGTCGGGCTTCGGCTACGACTTCGCCTCCAGCGCCATCCGCCAGTTCATGAAGGCGACCGGAACGCCCTCCTCCGCCTCGGCAAAGAACGCCTCGCTCGCCATTCCCCTGCTCGCCGATCCCGGCGAGCGCTTCAATTACGGCATCAGCACCGACTGGGCCGGCAAGATCGTCGAGGCGGTCAGCGGCGAGGATCTCGAGACCTATTTCCGCCGCCACATCTTCGATCCGCTCGGCATGGCCGACACGCGCTTCGTGCTCGGCCCCGCGCAGCAGGCCCGGCGCGCCACCGTCCACGCCATTCGCGAGGACGCCTCGTTCGTCGCGACCGACATGGTGGTCGAGCAGCAGCCGGAATTCTTCAGCGGCGGCGGCGGGCTCTATTCGACCGCGCCGGACTATCGCACCTTCCTGACCATGCTCCTCGAGGAGGGCCGCGGCCGAGACGCGCGCGTCCTGAAGGCGGAGACGGTCGCGACCATGGCCGTCGACCAGATCCCGCACATGACCATGCCGGAGATGAAGCTGAATTCGCCGACGGGCCTGCGCGACACCAACTTCTTCCCGGGCATGAGCCAGGGCTGGAGCCTCGGCTTCCTGGTCAACCGCGAGACCTCGCCCGAGGGCCGGCCCGCCGGCTCGCTCGCCTGGGGCGGCTTTGCCAATACGCTCTACTGGGTCGACTTGAAGAACGGCCTCGCCGGCCTGTTCATGACGCAGATCGTGCCCTATTTCGACCCGCGCGCGATTGCGGCCTTCAAGGCTTTCGAGGCGGCGGTCTATCGCGGCCTGTAG
- the estB_4 gene encoding Esterase EstB, translated as MTSYAALDGILGAAAERGDVPGVVAVVGGPDGLRYEGAFGRRDLTKPQAMTPDTVAWIASMTKAVTGAAAMQLVEQGRIDLDAPAARHVAEIGKAQVLDGFDAAGQPKFRPPKRPITLRDLLTHTAGYSYEMWNPDILRYQEATGTPSVTGCQNIALTTPLVADPGEVFEYGISIDWAGKMVEAVSGQHLEDYFAGNIFGPLGMNDTMFRMGPGQRERLAPIHARTPEGLAPIDLTIPQEPEFFMGGGGLYSTASDYLAFTRMILNGGTGNGNRVLKAETVAEMARDQIPQISIGTMKSAVPFATNDANFFPDVSQGWGLSFLINRERSPEGRPAGSLAWAGLANSYYWIDRHSGVTGIFVTQILPFFDIEAIKLFRAFETAVYKAG; from the coding sequence ATGACATCTTATGCCGCTTTGGACGGAATTCTGGGCGCAGCCGCCGAGCGCGGCGACGTGCCCGGCGTGGTCGCCGTCGTCGGCGGGCCGGACGGCCTGCGCTACGAGGGGGCCTTCGGCCGGCGCGACCTGACCAAACCGCAGGCGATGACGCCAGATACGGTCGCCTGGATCGCCTCGATGACCAAGGCCGTGACCGGCGCGGCCGCCATGCAGCTCGTCGAGCAGGGACGGATCGACCTCGACGCGCCCGCCGCCCGCCACGTCGCCGAGATCGGCAAGGCCCAGGTGCTCGACGGCTTCGATGCCGCGGGCCAGCCGAAGTTCCGGCCGCCGAAGCGGCCCATCACGCTGCGCGACCTGCTCACCCATACCGCCGGCTACAGCTATGAAATGTGGAACCCGGACATCCTGCGCTACCAGGAGGCAACGGGGACGCCGAGCGTCACCGGCTGCCAGAACATCGCGCTGACGACGCCGCTCGTCGCCGATCCCGGCGAGGTCTTCGAATATGGCATTTCCATCGACTGGGCCGGCAAGATGGTGGAAGCCGTGTCCGGCCAGCATCTCGAGGACTATTTCGCCGGCAATATTTTTGGCCCCCTCGGGATGAACGACACCATGTTCCGCATGGGTCCCGGCCAGCGCGAGCGCTTGGCGCCGATCCATGCCCGCACGCCGGAGGGGCTCGCGCCGATCGACCTGACGATTCCCCAGGAACCGGAATTTTTCATGGGTGGCGGCGGGCTCTATTCGACCGCAAGCGACTACCTCGCCTTCACCCGCATGATCCTCAACGGCGGCACGGGCAACGGCAACCGCGTGCTGAAGGCCGAGACGGTGGCCGAGATGGCCCGCGACCAGATCCCGCAGATCAGCATCGGCACGATGAAATCGGCGGTGCCCTTCGCCACCAACGACGCCAATTTCTTCCCCGATGTGAGCCAGGGCTGGGGCCTGAGCTTCCTGATCAACCGGGAACGGTCGCCCGAGGGCCGGCCGGCCGGCTCGCTCGCCTGGGCGGGCCTTGCCAACAGCTACTACTGGATCGATCGCCACTCGGGCGTGACGGGTATTTTCGTGACCCAGATCCTGCCGTTCTTCGACATCGAGGCGATCAAGCTGTTCCGCGCCTTCGAAACCGCCGTCTACAAGGCCGGCTGA
- the gpsA gene encoding Glycerol-3-phosphate dehydrogenase [NAD(P)+], with product MASAAMRVAVLGAGAWGTALANAAARAGRPTMIWAREPAVAAEINDQRTNETRLPGARIVDRVRATASLAEAAAADMVLAVVPAQALRQVAAALQPLIRPGTPVVVCAKGIERGTGRFMTEVVAEAAPAAVPAILSGPSFASDVEKGLPTAVTVAAADEALARRIAETMGSPTFRLYHSTDVRGVEIGGAAKNVLAIAAGIVGGRRLGASAAAAITARGFAELSRFGRAFGARPETLMGLSGLGDLILTCSGPQSRNFALGFALGEGKGLDLLSGRGALAEGALTAEILVETARTRGIDMPIAEAIDAVLGGLIDVDQAIAQLMARPQKAE from the coding sequence ATGGCGAGCGCCGCGATGCGGGTTGCCGTCCTGGGAGCGGGTGCCTGGGGCACGGCACTCGCCAATGCCGCGGCGCGCGCCGGCCGGCCGACCATGATCTGGGCGCGCGAGCCCGCTGTCGCCGCCGAGATCAACGACCAGCGCACCAATGAGACGCGTCTGCCGGGCGCGCGCATCGTCGACCGGGTCCGCGCCACCGCCTCGCTCGCCGAGGCTGCCGCGGCCGACATGGTGCTGGCCGTGGTGCCGGCGCAGGCCCTGCGGCAGGTCGCCGCGGCGCTGCAGCCGCTGATCCGGCCGGGCACGCCGGTGGTGGTCTGCGCCAAGGGCATCGAGCGCGGCACCGGCCGGTTCATGACCGAGGTGGTGGCGGAAGCCGCGCCCGCCGCCGTGCCGGCGATCCTGTCGGGCCCGAGCTTCGCGTCCGATGTCGAGAAGGGCCTGCCGACGGCGGTGACGGTGGCGGCCGCCGACGAGGCGCTGGCCCGGCGGATCGCCGAGACTATGGGGTCGCCGACCTTCCGGCTTTATCATTCGACCGATGTCCGCGGCGTCGAGATCGGCGGCGCCGCCAAGAACGTGCTGGCGATCGCGGCCGGCATCGTCGGCGGCCGCCGGCTCGGCGCGAGCGCCGCCGCCGCGATCACCGCGCGCGGCTTTGCCGAGCTCAGCCGGTTCGGCCGCGCCTTCGGTGCCCGGCCGGAGACGCTGATGGGCCTGTCGGGCCTCGGCGACCTGATCCTGACCTGTTCAGGGCCGCAATCGCGCAATTTCGCGCTTGGCTTCGCGCTCGGCGAAGGCAAGGGCCTGGATCTCCTCAGCGGCCGTGGAGCGCTTGCCGAAGGCGCGCTGACAGCCGAAATATTGGTCGAGACGGCCCGGACGCGCGGCATCGACATGCCGATCGCCGAGGCCATCGACGCAGTGCTGGGCGGCCTGATCGACGTTGACCAGGCGATCGCCCAGCTGATGGCCAGGCCCCAGAAGGCGGAGTGA
- a CDS encoding uroporphyrinogen-III synthase encodes MRLILVRPEPEAGRSAARLARLGHEVVNAPLLVTEPIAQGQAAGSARDDVAALVVTSPRSAGLIDDGTRAAFRHLPVFAVGDRTAAAMLETGFADVRSAAGDILALGRLIAAAGLPTGARLLSLGGEERAGDLAALVAPAGLTVERRILYRMVQVGSLPPSLGAALRAPGPAAVLHYSPRSAETFVARVGEAGLATAAARLDHLCLSPAVAAPLARAGFGRLRIAATPDEAALLALIEG; translated from the coding sequence ATGCGCCTCATTCTCGTCAGGCCGGAGCCGGAGGCCGGGCGGAGCGCTGCCCGGCTGGCGCGCCTCGGCCACGAGGTCGTCAATGCGCCTCTGCTCGTGACCGAGCCGATCGCCCAGGGCCAGGCGGCGGGCAGCGCGCGCGACGATGTCGCGGCGCTCGTCGTCACCAGCCCGCGCAGCGCCGGGCTGATCGACGATGGGACCAGGGCGGCGTTCCGCCATCTGCCGGTCTTCGCGGTCGGCGACCGAACCGCTGCGGCCATGCTGGAGACCGGTTTTGCCGATGTCCGCTCCGCCGCCGGCGACATCCTCGCCCTGGGGCGACTGATCGCCGCGGCCGGGCTGCCCACGGGCGCCCGGCTGCTCAGCCTCGGCGGCGAGGAGCGCGCCGGGGATCTCGCTGCGCTCGTCGCGCCGGCCGGACTGACGGTCGAGCGGCGGATTCTCTATCGCATGGTGCAGGTCGGCAGCCTGCCGCCGTCGCTCGGCGCGGCGCTTCGCGCGCCGGGCCCTGCCGCCGTCCTGCACTATTCGCCCCGCTCGGCCGAAACCTTTGTCGCGCGGGTCGGCGAGGCCGGTCTTGCAACGGCGGCGGCGCGGCTCGACCATCTCTGTCTTTCTCCAGCCGTCGCCGCGCCGCTGGCGCGAGCGGGTTTCGGCCGGCTGCGCATCGCCGCGACGCCCGATGAGGCCGCGCTGCTCGCATTGATCGAGGGTTGA
- the acsA_4 gene encoding Acetyl-coenzyme A synthetase, with amino-acid sequence MSTEKVYPVSPEWAERAYIDDAKYQAMYEASIRDPDAFWGEHGKRIDWFKPYTKVQNTSFAPDNVSIKWFEDGTTNVSHNCVDRHLASRGDQVAIIWEGDDPKDDARITYRELHAHVMKWANVLKAQGVKKGDRVTVYLPMIPEAAYAMLACARIGAVHSVVFGGFSPDSLAGRIEDAGTAVVVTADEGLRGGRKVPLKVNVDAACDKAAGIVKSVIVVKRTGGGVAMTAGRDHYFDDLAAKAPAECPAEPMNAEDPLFILYTSGSTGKPKGVLHTTAGYLVFASMTHQYVFDYKDGDIYWCTADVGWVTGHSYILYGPLANGATTLMFEGIPTYPSISRFWEVVDKHKVNTFYTAPTAIRSLMGAGEAPVKSTSRASLRLLGSVGEPINPEAWEWYHRVVGEGRCPIVDTWWQTETGGILITPLPGATKLKPGSATRPFFGVRPEVVDADGKVLEGATEGNLVIATSWPGQMRTVFGDHERFVQTYFSTYKNKYFTGDGCRRDADGYYWITGRVDDVINVSGHRMGTAEVESALVAHAKVSEAAVVGYPHDIKGQGIYAYVTLMTGEAPSEDLRKELVAWVRKEIGPIASPDLIQFAPGLPKTRSGKIMRRILRKIAEDEFGALGDTSTLADPAVVDDLIANRQNRKGA; translated from the coding sequence ATGTCGACGGAAAAGGTCTATCCGGTGAGCCCGGAATGGGCTGAGCGGGCCTATATCGACGACGCCAAATATCAGGCGATGTACGAGGCCTCGATCCGCGATCCGGACGCATTCTGGGGCGAGCACGGCAAGCGGATCGACTGGTTCAAGCCCTATACCAAGGTGCAGAACACCTCGTTCGCGCCCGACAACGTCTCGATCAAGTGGTTCGAGGACGGCACGACCAACGTCTCGCACAATTGCGTCGACAGGCACCTTGCAAGCCGCGGCGACCAGGTGGCGATCATCTGGGAAGGCGACGATCCGAAGGACGATGCCCGCATCACCTACCGGGAGCTGCATGCCCATGTGATGAAATGGGCCAACGTGCTGAAGGCCCAGGGCGTGAAGAAGGGCGACCGGGTCACCGTCTACCTGCCGATGATCCCGGAAGCGGCCTACGCCATGCTCGCCTGCGCGCGCATCGGCGCCGTCCATTCGGTGGTGTTCGGCGGCTTCTCGCCCGACAGCCTGGCCGGCCGCATCGAGGATGCCGGAACGGCCGTGGTGGTGACCGCCGACGAGGGCCTGCGCGGCGGCCGCAAGGTGCCGCTGAAGGTCAATGTCGATGCCGCCTGCGACAAGGCGGCCGGAATCGTCAAAAGCGTCATCGTGGTCAAGCGCACCGGCGGTGGTGTGGCGATGACCGCCGGACGCGACCATTATTTCGACGATCTCGCCGCCAAGGCGCCCGCCGAATGCCCGGCCGAGCCGATGAATGCGGAGGATCCGCTGTTCATCCTCTATACGTCGGGCTCGACCGGCAAGCCGAAGGGCGTGCTGCACACGACGGCCGGCTATCTCGTCTTCGCGTCGATGACCCACCAATATGTCTTCGACTACAAGGACGGCGACATCTACTGGTGCACCGCCGATGTCGGCTGGGTCACCGGCCACAGCTACATCCTCTACGGGCCGCTCGCCAACGGCGCCACCACGCTGATGTTCGAAGGCATCCCGACCTATCCCTCGATCTCGCGGTTCTGGGAGGTGGTCGACAAGCACAAGGTCAACACCTTCTACACCGCGCCGACCGCCATCCGCTCGCTCATGGGCGCCGGCGAGGCGCCGGTGAAGAGCACCTCGCGCGCCTCGCTGCGCCTGCTCGGTTCGGTCGGCGAGCCGATCAACCCGGAGGCCTGGGAATGGTATCACCGGGTGGTCGGCGAGGGCCGCTGCCCGATCGTCGACACCTGGTGGCAGACCGAGACCGGCGGCATCCTGATCACGCCGCTGCCGGGCGCGACCAAGCTGAAGCCCGGCTCGGCGACGCGGCCCTTCTTCGGCGTCAGGCCGGAAGTGGTCGATGCCGACGGCAAGGTGCTGGAGGGCGCGACCGAGGGCAATCTCGTCATCGCCACGTCCTGGCCCGGCCAGATGCGCACGGTGTTCGGCGACCACGAGCGCTTCGTGCAGACCTATTTCTCGACCTACAAGAACAAATATTTCACCGGGGACGGCTGCCGGCGCGATGCCGACGGCTATTACTGGATCACCGGCCGCGTCGATGACGTGATCAACGTGTCCGGCCACCGCATGGGCACGGCGGAGGTCGAAAGCGCCCTTGTGGCGCATGCCAAGGTCTCGGAAGCCGCGGTTGTCGGCTATCCCCACGACATCAAGGGGCAGGGCATCTATGCCTATGTCACGCTGATGACCGGGGAGGCGCCGAGCGAGGACCTGCGCAAGGAGCTGGTCGCCTGGGTGCGCAAGGAGATCGGCCCGATCGCCTCGCCCGACCTCATTCAGTTCGCGCCCGGCCTGCCGAAGACCCGCTCCGGCAAGATCATGCGCCGCATCCTGCGCAAGATCGCAGAGGACGAGTTCGGCGCGCTCGGCGACACCTCGACGCTGGCCGATCCGGCGGTCGTCGACGATCTCATCGCCAACCGGCAGAACCGCAAGGGCGCCTGA
- the hemC gene encoding Porphobilinogen deaminase, with translation MVQSPFLRIGTRGSALALAQAHQVRALLAAAHAVGEEEIDIEIIRTSGDMIQDRPLSEAGGKGLFTKEIEEALLGGAIDLAVHSSKDMPTVLPAGLGLTAFLAREDVRDAFIGHAVACLADLPGAAVVGSASLRRQAQIRRERPDLETVLFRGNVPTRLDKVRRGEVAGTLLAMAGLKRLGLADRATEIIAADRFLPAVGQGAIGIETRLDDTRTRDLIAPLNDQDTETALRVERAFLKVLDGSCRTPIAGLARIEAGRILFDGEILRPDGSESFRVVRTGGLAEAESLGHDAGIELKARAPADVLVHV, from the coding sequence ATGGTGCAATCGCCCTTCCTCCGCATCGGCACGCGCGGCTCCGCCCTGGCGCTGGCCCAGGCCCATCAGGTGCGCGCGCTCCTCGCCGCCGCCCACGCCGTCGGCGAGGAGGAGATCGACATCGAGATCATCCGCACCAGCGGCGACATGATCCAGGACCGGCCGCTGTCGGAAGCCGGCGGCAAGGGGCTGTTCACCAAGGAGATCGAGGAGGCCCTGCTCGGCGGCGCCATCGATCTGGCCGTCCACTCCTCCAAGGACATGCCGACGGTCCTGCCCGCCGGGCTCGGGCTGACCGCGTTCCTGGCGCGCGAGGACGTGCGCGACGCCTTCATCGGCCATGCGGTGGCCTGCCTCGCCGACCTGCCCGGGGCGGCAGTCGTGGGTTCGGCATCGCTCCGGCGCCAGGCGCAGATCCGGCGCGAGCGGCCGGACCTCGAAACCGTGCTGTTCCGCGGCAATGTGCCGACCCGGCTCGACAAGGTGCGGCGGGGCGAGGTGGCCGGCACGCTGCTCGCGATGGCCGGCCTGAAGCGCCTGGGCCTGGCCGACCGGGCGACCGAGATCATCGCCGCCGACCGGTTCCTCCCGGCGGTCGGCCAGGGCGCCATCGGCATCGAGACGCGGCTCGACGACACGCGGACGCGCGACCTCATCGCCCCGCTCAACGATCAGGACACCGAAACGGCGCTGCGTGTCGAACGCGCCTTTCTGAAGGTGCTCGACGGCTCCTGCCGCACGCCGATCGCCGGGCTTGCCCGGATCGAGGCCGGCCGGATCCTGTTCGACGGCGAGATCCTGCGGCCCGACGGCAGCGAGAGCTTTCGCGTCGTCCGCACCGGCGGCCTCGCCGAGGCGGAAAGCCTCGGCCACGACGCGGGCATCGAATTGAAGGCGCGCGCGCCGGCCGATGTCCTGGTGCACGTTTGA